A region of Chloroflexota bacterium DNA encodes the following proteins:
- a CDS encoding branched-chain amino acid transaminase: MIQTAIPVKPQEAKVEHPQWGFLRGQFVPIADAKISIMTQVVNYGIGAFGGIRGYWNEGKGQLYVFRLRDHYRRFLQSGKLLAANLPYSADDLARITLDLIQREGYRTDVYVRPLIYNATEDITPRLYDVEFDFACFTRPLGNYIKLEVRAGTSSWRRLDDTAIPSRAKITGGYINSAFARTEAHWGGYDEAIVLNPDGHVAEGSAENLFMVRDNALITPPVNDNILEGITRRTLLQLVRDDLKLPVVERSIDRSELYIADEVMFCGTGAQVAGVVEIDHRKIGDGKLGPVTRQLQDVYFATVRGENAKYTDWLTPVYN, from the coding sequence ATGATTCAGACAGCCATCCCCGTCAAACCACAAGAAGCCAAGGTCGAGCATCCCCAATGGGGATTCTTGCGCGGACAATTCGTGCCGATTGCAGACGCGAAAATCAGCATCATGACCCAGGTCGTGAATTATGGCATCGGCGCGTTCGGCGGCATTCGCGGTTATTGGAACGAAGGCAAAGGACAATTGTACGTTTTCCGTTTGCGCGATCACTATCGCCGCTTTTTGCAATCCGGCAAATTGCTCGCCGCGAATCTGCCGTACAGCGCGGACGACTTGGCGCGCATCACGCTCGACCTAATCCAGCGCGAAGGGTACCGCACCGATGTGTACGTGCGCCCGTTGATCTACAACGCGACGGAAGACATTACGCCGCGTCTGTACGATGTCGAATTTGATTTCGCGTGCTTTACGCGACCGCTCGGCAATTACATCAAACTCGAAGTGCGTGCCGGCACATCGTCGTGGCGACGCCTGGACGACACCGCGATCCCTTCGCGCGCCAAGATCACCGGCGGTTATATCAATTCCGCATTCGCGCGCACGGAGGCGCATTGGGGCGGCTACGATGAAGCCATCGTGCTGAACCCGGATGGTCACGTCGCCGAAGGCAGCGCAGAAAATCTGTTCATGGTGCGCGACAACGCGCTCATCACGCCGCCGGTCAACGACAATATTCTCGAAGGCATCACGCGGCGCACCTTGTTGCAATTGGTGCGCGACGATCTGAAACTGCCGGTCGTCGAGCGTTCGATTGATCGCTCCGAGCTGTACATCGCGGACGAGGTGATGTTCTGCGGCACCGGCGCGCAGGTCGCGGGCGTCGTCGAAATTGATCATCGCAAGATTGGCGACGGCAAGCTCGGTCCGGTCACGCGTCAATTGCAAGACGTGTACTTTGCGACCGTGCGCGGCGAAAATGCCAAGTACACGGATTGGCTGACGCCGGTGTACAATTAA
- the surE gene encoding 5'/3'-nucleotidase SurE, translated as MYILVTNDDGVTAPGLLALKQAMQTIADVIVVAPDHNWSMSGHAKTMHKPLRVRKTTLADGSEAYTSDGAPTDCVAIVMLGLLGEKPALVASGINPRVNLGQDLTYSGTVSAAMEGTINDVPSLAVSIDAEHDDGIDFSPAAEYAARIARRVLTNGLPNGALLNINVPAIPTNEIRGARITRLGKRIYRDVLIERQDPQGKNYYWIGGDPPTGVEDEGTDIWAVRNRYVSITPVHLDLTSHALIDPLKAWEDNPL; from the coding sequence CCCGGTTTGCTCGCGCTCAAGCAAGCGATGCAAACGATTGCCGATGTCATCGTCGTCGCGCCGGACCACAACTGGAGCATGTCGGGTCACGCCAAGACGATGCACAAACCCTTGCGCGTTCGCAAGACTACGCTCGCGGATGGCTCGGAGGCGTACACGAGCGACGGCGCGCCCACCGACTGCGTCGCGATTGTGATGCTGGGTCTGCTCGGCGAAAAACCCGCGCTCGTTGCGAGCGGCATCAACCCGCGCGTCAACCTGGGTCAAGACCTGACCTACTCCGGCACCGTGTCCGCCGCGATGGAAGGCACGATCAACGACGTGCCCTCGCTCGCGGTTTCGATTGACGCGGAACACGACGACGGCATTGACTTTTCGCCCGCCGCCGAGTACGCCGCGCGCATCGCGCGACGTGTGCTAACGAATGGGTTGCCGAACGGCGCGCTGCTCAATATCAACGTGCCGGCGATTCCGACGAACGAAATACGCGGCGCGCGCATCACGCGCTTGGGCAAACGCATCTATCGCGATGTCTTGATCGAACGTCAAGACCCGCAGGGCAAAAATTATTATTGGATCGGCGGCGATCCACCGACCGGCGTTGAAGACGAAGGCACGGACATTTGGGCGGTGCGGAATCGGTACGTGTCCATCACGCCGGTGCATCTCGATTTGACCAGCCACGCGTTGATTGATCCGCTCAAGGCGTGGGAAGACAATCCGCTTTGA